The following are encoded in a window of Nitrospira sp. genomic DNA:
- a CDS encoding deoxyhypusine synthase family protein: MATREFHDGGQDGLEALEPLDPDKIGSFNDLLVAMGKTAFGGRRLGEAFEVLNAMIEDADCKVVLTLSGAMTIAKMGKIISTMVDRGMVHCIISTGALIAHGLSESIGKTHYRVNPAVSDEELFEKGYNRVYDTLEMESNLNYVEQVVSQTLKRVNYDAPLSSEILTRELGKTLAEEYEGDGILKSAYLKKVPVYIPAYTDSEMGLDVGTWAMGRAIAQARSQAKPGDDLGLLRSLHQSLPSFNPYLDLNSYAGQILSAKKIGIFTIGGGVPRNWAQQVGPYIEIGNHRLGLSVKPPRFHYGVRICPEPDYWGGLSGCTYQEGISWGKFVPPAEGGRFAEVLSDATVVWPLLMMGLLERQRMRDKQPS, translated from the coding sequence ATGGCGACACGTGAATTTCATGACGGCGGGCAAGACGGCTTAGAAGCCCTCGAGCCGCTCGACCCGGACAAAATCGGCTCCTTCAACGATCTGCTGGTCGCGATGGGCAAGACAGCGTTCGGCGGCCGTCGGTTGGGCGAAGCGTTCGAAGTCCTCAATGCGATGATCGAGGATGCCGACTGCAAGGTGGTATTGACGCTCTCCGGAGCCATGACTATCGCCAAGATGGGCAAGATCATCAGCACGATGGTGGATCGCGGCATGGTCCACTGCATCATCTCCACCGGCGCACTGATCGCGCATGGCTTGAGCGAGTCAATCGGAAAGACGCATTATCGTGTCAATCCGGCGGTGTCTGATGAGGAGCTCTTCGAGAAGGGCTACAATCGCGTCTACGATACGTTGGAGATGGAGTCGAATCTCAACTATGTCGAGCAGGTGGTTTCGCAGACGCTGAAGCGCGTGAACTATGATGCGCCGCTCTCGTCTGAAATCCTGACGCGCGAGTTGGGTAAGACGTTGGCTGAAGAGTACGAGGGAGACGGGATTCTCAAAAGCGCGTATCTGAAGAAAGTGCCGGTCTATATTCCGGCCTACACCGATTCGGAGATGGGATTGGATGTGGGTACCTGGGCCATGGGAAGGGCGATTGCCCAGGCCCGTTCTCAAGCGAAGCCCGGAGACGATTTGGGCTTGCTGCGCAGTCTCCATCAGTCACTCCCGTCCTTTAATCCCTACCTGGACCTCAATAGCTATGCCGGCCAGATCTTGTCCGCCAAGAAGATCGGGATTTTTACGATCGGCGGCGGGGTGCCGAGAAATTGGGCGCAACAGGTCGGACCCTATATCGAAATCGGCAATCATCGGCTGGGCCTCTCGGTGAAGCCGCCACGGTTCCACTATGGCGTGCGGATCTGCCCCGAGCCGGATTATTGGGGCGGCTTGAGCGGGTGCACCTACCAAGAAGGAATTTCGTGGGGCAAGTTTGTTCCTCCGGCCGAGGGGGGGCGGTTTGCCGAAGTGCTCAGCGATGCGACGGTGGTGTGGCCTCTGCTGATGATGGGCCTGTTGGAGCGGCAGCGGATGCGGGATAAGCAACCATCATGA
- a CDS encoding thioredoxin domain-containing protein, with amino-acid sequence MNSSRRGIMIAGWAMACCVALFPSLSGAKDEPGQAETRMRGQANAPVTLIEYSDFTCGYCLKFFRETWPRIQARYVDTGKVKFLYRDYPRADQGPGLDAALAARCAGGQGKYWAMHDRLFAEGGRIDQAVILRHAVAIGLTQSVFERCLKEKSHVASIFADREEANRWGFHGTPGFILVRTASGPTEKEPAIAIPGAFPFEMFAEEIDRLLASTPHSRGGTERESLIRPVRSVERSRPLVRDPHVP; translated from the coding sequence ATGAATAGTTCGCGGCGTGGCATCATGATCGCGGGTTGGGCGATGGCCTGCTGTGTCGCGCTCTTCCCCTCCCTGTCCGGTGCCAAGGACGAGCCCGGTCAAGCGGAGACTCGCATGCGGGGCCAGGCCAATGCGCCGGTCACGCTGATCGAGTATTCGGATTTCACCTGCGGCTACTGTTTGAAATTTTTTCGCGAGACCTGGCCGAGAATCCAAGCCCGGTATGTGGATACCGGTAAAGTGAAGTTTCTCTACCGCGACTATCCGCGCGCTGACCAGGGACCCGGTCTCGATGCGGCGTTGGCGGCGCGTTGTGCCGGGGGCCAGGGGAAGTATTGGGCCATGCACGATCGCCTGTTTGCAGAGGGCGGGCGCATCGATCAAGCGGTTATTCTGCGGCATGCCGTCGCCATCGGGTTGACCCAATCCGTGTTTGAGCGCTGTCTCAAGGAAAAATCGCACGTCGCGTCAATTTTTGCAGATCGGGAAGAGGCCAATCGCTGGGGATTTCACGGAACCCCTGGGTTCATTCTTGTGCGGACGGCGAGCGGCCCTACGGAGAAAGAGCCTGCGATCGCGATCCCCGGAGCGTTTCCGTTCGAAATGTTTGCCGAAGAAATCGATCGGCTGCTCGCGAGTACTCCGCATTCACGCGGAGGAACAGAGCGTGAGTCTCTCATTCGACCCGTGCGGTCTGTTGAACGCTCCAGGCCGCTTGTCCGCGATCCACACGTGCCATAA
- a CDS encoding aldehyde dehydrogenase family protein yields the protein MQEPRPFLVHGVWKRNALTAGVTNPFTGHVFAEVCQAGESDVEEAIASSVAAAPVMAKLASHARYNILQDMAALLYRRRDEFAQTITAEAGKPIADAKREVNRAVQTLTIAAEEAKRIPGEVVPLDWTPQTESYLGMVRRFPLGPIVGITPFNFPLNLVVHKVAPALAAGNPILIKPAPQTPLTSLLLGEVALEAGLPAGGLNVVPCDNALAERLVIDPRFKLLSFTGSAPVGWMLKAKCGKKKVTLELGGNAGVIIEPDADLDLAAKRCASGGFGYAGQTCISVQRILVHHSVADTFTTKLLLQVARLKAGDPTDETTTVGPLIDPGATQRVERWIEEAVAQGARVLLGGKRLGTVLEATVLTNVKPEMKVSCQEVFGPVVTVSSYRQFSDAIAALNQSDYGLQAGVFTQDINKVFHAFRHLEVGAVLANEIPTFRADHMPYGGVKDSGLGREGVRAAIEDMTEPRLLVLNLKEPV from the coding sequence TTGCAGGAACCACGTCCGTTTCTCGTCCATGGAGTTTGGAAGCGCAACGCTCTCACGGCTGGCGTGACTAATCCGTTTACGGGACACGTCTTTGCGGAAGTCTGTCAGGCCGGTGAGAGCGATGTTGAAGAGGCGATTGCCTCCTCAGTGGCGGCCGCGCCCGTTATGGCGAAGCTGGCTTCCCATGCCCGCTATAATATTCTGCAGGATATGGCGGCGCTGCTCTATCGCCGCCGCGATGAATTCGCTCAAACGATCACGGCCGAAGCCGGCAAGCCGATTGCCGACGCGAAGCGCGAGGTCAATCGCGCGGTACAGACCTTGACGATTGCGGCTGAAGAGGCCAAGCGTATCCCCGGCGAAGTCGTGCCGCTCGATTGGACGCCCCAGACCGAATCCTATCTGGGGATGGTTCGCCGGTTTCCGCTGGGTCCGATTGTCGGCATCACGCCATTCAATTTTCCGCTCAATCTGGTCGTGCACAAGGTCGCGCCGGCGCTGGCCGCCGGCAATCCGATCCTCATCAAGCCCGCACCGCAGACCCCGCTGACCTCATTGCTCCTGGGTGAAGTGGCCTTGGAGGCCGGACTCCCTGCCGGCGGGCTGAATGTGGTGCCCTGTGACAATGCGCTTGCGGAACGGCTGGTGATTGATCCCCGCTTCAAGTTGCTGAGTTTTACCGGCAGCGCGCCGGTCGGTTGGATGCTGAAAGCCAAGTGCGGCAAGAAGAAGGTGACGCTCGAACTCGGAGGCAATGCCGGCGTGATCATCGAGCCGGACGCCGATCTTGATCTGGCTGCCAAGCGGTGCGCCAGCGGCGGGTTTGGCTATGCCGGGCAAACGTGCATTTCGGTCCAGCGCATCCTCGTGCATCATTCGGTGGCCGATACGTTTACGACCAAACTGCTGCTGCAAGTCGCCAGGCTGAAAGCCGGTGATCCGACGGATGAGACGACGACCGTTGGTCCGTTGATCGATCCGGGGGCCACGCAGCGGGTCGAGAGATGGATTGAAGAGGCAGTGGCGCAAGGAGCCCGGGTGTTGCTGGGCGGAAAGCGCCTGGGAACGGTCTTGGAAGCCACGGTGCTCACCAATGTGAAGCCGGAGATGAAAGTGTCTTGCCAGGAAGTGTTCGGCCCCGTGGTCACGGTGTCGTCCTATCGGCAGTTCAGCGACGCCATTGCGGCGTTGAATCAATCCGACTATGGATTGCAGGCCGGCGTGTTCACGCAGGATATCAACAAGGTCTTTCACGCTTTCCGTCATTTGGAAGTGGGCGCCGTGTTAGCCAACGAGATTCCCACGTTTCGGGCGGATCACATGCCTTATGGGGGCGTAAAGGATTCCGGGTTGGGGAGAGAGGGCGTACGAGCGGCCATTGAGGATATGACTGAGCCGCGCCTGTTGGTCCTGAACCTGAAAGAGCCGGTCTGA
- a CDS encoding arginine decarboxylase, pyruvoyl-dependent: protein MVPTQMFLTRGVGVHKEKLASFEQALRSAGVAYCNLVTVSSILPPNCKIIPRKRGEKLLNPGEITFCVMARSETNERNRLVSASIGLAIPTDRQTYGYLSEHHAHGETDEETGEYTEDLAAQMLATTLGVEFDPNIAWKEREQVFKMAGQIVRTLNITQSAVGKPDRWTTVIALAVFIPEENIPKRSRR, encoded by the coding sequence ATGGTACCTACACAGATGTTTCTGACGCGAGGAGTGGGAGTTCATAAGGAGAAGCTGGCTTCTTTTGAACAAGCCCTCCGCAGTGCCGGTGTGGCTTACTGCAATCTGGTGACGGTCTCGTCGATCCTTCCGCCTAACTGCAAAATCATCCCACGCAAGCGGGGTGAAAAGCTGCTGAACCCCGGCGAAATCACTTTCTGCGTCATGGCCCGGTCAGAGACCAATGAACGCAACCGTCTCGTGTCCGCATCCATCGGACTTGCCATTCCAACGGATCGTCAGACCTACGGCTATCTCTCCGAGCACCATGCGCACGGCGAAACCGATGAGGAGACCGGCGAATATACCGAAGATCTCGCCGCACAGATGCTGGCGACCACCTTGGGAGTGGAGTTCGATCCGAATATTGCCTGGAAAGAGCGCGAGCAGGTCTTCAAGATGGCCGGACAAATCGTGCGCACGTTGAATATCACCCAGTCGGCCGTCGGCAAGCCGGACCGATGGACGACGGTCATCGCATTGGCCGTCTTTATTCCCGAGGAAAATATCCCCAAGCGCTCTCGCCGCTAA
- the speB gene encoding agmatinase, with protein MTLPAGWEGQDHNFLGIDEPWCHPEQAGVYILPAPYEHTSSYILGSDRGPSAILEASAQVEFYDEQLGCEPFREWGGIATATTLDLQGRVDGPAVDAIQSFVAPHVGTGRFLVTLTGEHTGALGAIRAHAKRYPDLCVVQIDAHGDLRQAYGGNPFSHASVMARVVDDGHRLVQVGIRSICPEEIQRINTTKSIATFFAASILDPSGPYEGRAARWVPEVVAACTGPVYLTFDCDGLDSAIIPALGTPEPGGLGWYDTLHLVTALANGPGIVGMDISEIAPIDGFVAPQFAIARLIYRMLGRIKAGRRVH; from the coding sequence ATGACACTTCCTGCTGGGTGGGAAGGCCAGGACCACAATTTCCTGGGGATCGATGAGCCCTGGTGCCATCCCGAGCAGGCGGGCGTCTATATCCTGCCGGCTCCGTACGAACACACCTCCAGCTATATTCTCGGATCAGACCGCGGACCTTCCGCCATTCTTGAGGCGTCCGCTCAGGTAGAGTTTTACGATGAGCAGCTCGGATGCGAGCCGTTTCGTGAATGGGGCGGCATCGCGACCGCGACTACGCTCGATCTTCAAGGGCGCGTGGACGGGCCTGCGGTTGACGCGATTCAGTCATTTGTCGCCCCGCATGTCGGGACCGGGCGATTTCTTGTGACCCTCACAGGCGAGCATACAGGCGCACTCGGGGCAATTCGGGCCCATGCGAAGCGCTACCCCGATCTATGCGTGGTGCAAATCGACGCGCATGGCGATTTGCGCCAGGCCTATGGGGGAAATCCGTTTAGCCACGCGAGCGTGATGGCCCGAGTCGTCGATGATGGACATCGGCTCGTCCAGGTCGGGATTCGCTCAATCTGTCCTGAGGAAATCCAACGGATCAATACGACCAAGAGCATTGCCACGTTCTTTGCTGCGTCGATTCTCGATCCATCCGGTCCCTATGAGGGGCGGGCGGCACGGTGGGTGCCTGAAGTGGTTGCGGCCTGTACCGGACCCGTGTATCTGACGTTCGATTGCGACGGGCTGGATAGCGCCATTATCCCAGCCCTGGGTACGCCGGAACCAGGCGGACTCGGATGGTATGATACGTTGCATTTGGTCACGGCGTTGGCCAACGGTCCGGGGATTGTCGGTATGGATATCAGTGAGATCGCTCCGATCGACGGGTTCGTGGCGCCGCAATTTGCCATCGCCCGCTTGATCTATCGCATGCTCGGCCGGATCAAAGCCGGCCGCCGGGTTCATTGA
- a CDS encoding pseudouridine synthase gives MTRDVQPAPSSPIRINKFFTEHGICSRREADQRVEAGRVTVNGVVATLGDRVSRTDVVACDGTVIPWGQAFLYIKYHKPVGVTTTSESHVPRNIIAEIGHPDRIFPIGRLDKDSSGLILLTNDGNIVNDILRVEFGHEREYVVDVDRPFDEAFLRQMAEGVVILGSKTRPCRMERVRPHRFRIILTEGRNRQIRRMCQALGYRVTGLHRVRIMHIGITGLGAGSWKELSADERVELFRAVGRPPG, from the coding sequence ATGACGCGCGACGTTCAGCCCGCGCCTTCTTCTCCCATCCGCATCAATAAGTTTTTTACCGAGCATGGCATTTGTTCCAGGCGCGAGGCGGATCAGCGCGTCGAAGCGGGACGCGTGACCGTCAACGGGGTTGTCGCGACGCTGGGTGACCGGGTGAGTCGGACGGATGTCGTCGCCTGCGACGGGACTGTGATTCCCTGGGGCCAGGCTTTTCTTTACATCAAGTACCACAAACCGGTCGGGGTGACGACGACGAGCGAGTCGCACGTGCCTCGGAATATCATCGCCGAAATCGGACATCCCGACCGGATCTTCCCGATCGGGCGGCTGGATAAGGATTCATCCGGTCTGATTCTGCTGACGAATGACGGAAATATTGTGAACGATATCCTGCGCGTGGAATTCGGCCACGAACGGGAATATGTGGTGGATGTCGATCGACCGTTCGACGAGGCCTTCCTCAGGCAGATGGCAGAGGGGGTGGTTATTCTCGGCAGCAAGACAAGGCCGTGCCGCATGGAGCGCGTGCGGCCCCACCGGTTTCGTATCATCTTGACGGAGGGGCGCAATCGCCAGATCCGGCGGATGTGTCAGGCGTTGGGCTATCGAGTGACGGGGCTACACCGTGTCCGGATCATGCACATCGGCATTACCGGTTTGGGGGCGGGAAGCTGGAAGGAACTCTCGGCTGACGAACGGGTTGAGCTTTTTCGGGCAGTCGGGCGTCCGCCGGGTTAG
- a CDS encoding MCP four helix bundle domain-containing protein, whose product MGLLDRLPIPKPTGAQLLISVLIAGIGWYSGQTLSQVDQDLRIMYTEYTLGATDLAHISADTMRYRNTIIRALEADSQKDFERITESLPVQRAKIQHAIDRYAAAGLRVSRSGRSEPEDIESVRRSLDQYFSAASTTVQLLTQEWTANSPAEREALRRKAEEHASDNAGPKMIQVSLALDHLLDTVADVAKDMRDEGTKTIQASSMTLVGGSFFIALLNLFLGQRRKPVDDDNDAADDLPSGATDRAHVGGPSASPIPSETH is encoded by the coding sequence GTGGGACTGCTCGATCGTCTTCCTATCCCTAAACCGACCGGCGCCCAACTGCTGATCAGCGTGCTCATCGCCGGGATCGGCTGGTATAGCGGACAGACCCTGAGCCAGGTCGACCAGGACCTGCGCATCATGTATACGGAATACACACTCGGCGCGACCGACCTCGCGCATATTTCGGCCGACACCATGCGCTACCGCAATACGATTATTCGAGCCCTGGAAGCCGACAGTCAAAAGGACTTCGAACGCATCACGGAATCGCTCCCCGTTCAGCGGGCGAAGATTCAACATGCCATCGACCGGTACGCGGCGGCAGGCCTGCGCGTCTCCCGAAGCGGACGGAGCGAACCGGAGGACATCGAATCCGTTCGACGCAGCCTCGATCAATACTTCTCCGCAGCCAGCACGACCGTTCAGCTCCTGACACAGGAATGGACGGCCAATTCTCCGGCCGAACGCGAAGCGCTCCGGAGAAAAGCAGAAGAGCATGCCTCCGACAATGCCGGCCCCAAAATGATTCAGGTGAGCTTGGCCTTAGACCATCTGTTGGATACCGTTGCCGATGTGGCGAAGGATATGCGCGATGAGGGAACAAAGACGATTCAGGCCAGCAGCATGACATTAGTGGGCGGGAGCTTCTTCATTGCGCTGCTCAACCTCTTCCTGGGCCAACGCAGAAAGCCGGTCGACGACGACAATGATGCGGCAGATGATCTTCCTTCAGGCGCGACCGACCGGGCGCATGTCGGCGGACCATCCGCTTCGCCCATCCCAAGCGAGACCCACTAA
- a CDS encoding ATP-binding cassette domain-containing protein, producing MAQGHSDTQPNLFQAMLGHLGLLFRLEKKVLGLIFSYSLAIGLFSLIVPLTVQELVNTFAFAIQPITIVTLAVIMASALAFVGVFKTLQYYAVEVLERRVFARVTLAMTQQLPLMQYQKFKPRYANYFLETVLMQRALSVLLVDLINVVVGGAVGMSILVFYHPYFLLYDALLLAGFNVIFFLLSHGGLRTTIAVSHAKYETLHWMQEISYNLLHFKATDSQPLLMQKSDQLVDNYVATRRERFAVLARQYLSSVGWQAIGHSSLIATAGWLLSIGQLTIGQLVAAEVVVAGILTSFDGVVKRMGHVYYFMTALTELDEFFALPKDQESATLSVPLPDPTIHGIRLTCKDLAVAHPGTSSIFSNFDLEVMPGEKVGIYASTTVAKTALARVLAGLEAPTHGVLRYNGVDLRHLDRTTVNRCRGFMLDSQLTLFEGTIEENIVLGRSYVPYSDVRWALRFTELEEEIDALPQGIKSHVRTPGKVLAPTHIMRILLARAILARPQILIFDGIIHNMHPTMRETILRRLCSKDEPWSVVFVSNDPNLTPHVDRRIIID from the coding sequence ATGGCCCAAGGCCATTCTGATACGCAGCCGAACCTTTTCCAGGCCATGCTGGGACACCTGGGGCTCCTCTTCCGCCTCGAGAAGAAAGTCCTCGGGCTCATCTTTTCCTATTCGCTTGCGATCGGACTCTTCTCACTGATTGTGCCGTTGACGGTTCAGGAACTCGTTAACACCTTCGCCTTCGCGATTCAGCCCATCACCATTGTGACTCTGGCGGTCATCATGGCATCGGCCCTGGCCTTTGTCGGCGTCTTCAAAACCCTCCAGTATTATGCCGTCGAAGTGCTGGAGCGACGGGTGTTCGCGCGCGTGACGCTCGCCATGACGCAACAACTTCCGCTCATGCAATATCAGAAGTTCAAGCCGCGCTACGCCAACTATTTTCTCGAAACAGTGTTAATGCAGCGCGCCCTCTCCGTCTTGCTCGTCGACTTGATCAACGTGGTCGTCGGCGGAGCGGTGGGAATGTCCATTCTGGTGTTCTACCATCCCTATTTCCTGCTGTACGACGCCCTGTTGCTCGCGGGCTTCAACGTGATCTTCTTCCTGCTCTCGCACGGCGGCTTACGAACCACCATCGCCGTATCCCATGCCAAATATGAGACGCTGCATTGGATGCAGGAAATCTCTTACAACCTCCTGCATTTCAAAGCGACCGATAGCCAACCGCTGCTCATGCAGAAGTCCGATCAGCTGGTCGACAACTATGTCGCCACTAGACGAGAACGCTTTGCCGTGCTAGCACGGCAATACCTGAGCTCAGTCGGATGGCAGGCTATTGGCCACAGCAGCCTCATTGCCACCGCCGGGTGGCTCCTCTCGATCGGTCAATTGACGATCGGACAATTGGTAGCCGCCGAAGTGGTGGTAGCAGGAATCCTCACGAGCTTCGACGGCGTCGTCAAGCGGATGGGCCACGTCTATTACTTTATGACCGCGTTGACAGAGCTCGACGAGTTCTTTGCGCTCCCGAAAGACCAGGAATCGGCGACACTGTCCGTCCCCTTGCCGGACCCCACTATCCACGGAATTCGGCTCACGTGCAAAGACCTGGCGGTTGCGCATCCTGGAACCTCTTCCATTTTTTCCAACTTCGATCTGGAAGTCATGCCGGGTGAAAAAGTCGGCATCTATGCCAGCACCACCGTCGCGAAAACGGCTCTCGCCCGAGTCCTCGCAGGATTGGAAGCTCCAACCCATGGCGTCCTCCGCTACAACGGGGTGGATCTCCGACACCTGGATCGAACGACCGTCAACCGCTGCCGTGGATTCATGCTCGACTCCCAACTCACCCTGTTCGAGGGCACGATCGAAGAAAACATCGTATTAGGCCGGTCCTATGTGCCTTACAGCGATGTCCGCTGGGCGCTCCGCTTCACGGAACTGGAAGAAGAGATCGATGCCTTACCACAAGGCATCAAGTCCCACGTACGGACACCCGGCAAAGTGCTGGCTCCGACCCACATTATGAGAATCCTGCTCGCGCGCGCCATCCTCGCCAGGCCGCAGATTCTTATTTTTGACGGGATCATTCACAACATGCACCCGACGATGCGGGAGACCATTCTCCGGCGTCTCTGCTCGAAAGACGAGCCCTGGTCGGTCGTCTTCGTCTCCAACGATCCCAATCTGACGCCTCACGTCGACCGCCGAATCATCATCGATTAA
- a CDS encoding TolC family protein has product MMLLRFGLVCGALLLSAASVPLNAAAAEGDAAKGLPAIPLSVDEIHAWIDRSHPLLKGAGTEKVMARGRMLKALGAFEPVLINDTEIERFISKDKFGTQSVGFNDTLIEARNPMGFRYSAGVRQAIGDAKIPDLSFGNGSQQVILGGFFPLLKGLMVNPENAELQRSELADPRADIRIAQTRQDLFLAAATQFWDWVAAVRYVEVQRRALKVAEDRFKQVEGRAKAGAVAPLDVVEANQEVQRRREVSIAAQRQVEQEQFKLSMFLWESNVPSLPALDRVPDFPAQMLSPTPDAVKAHKIQAKAERPEIREIGIEAKMNDIDLELAKNNLLPSLDAEAAPARNPEKFVLGLGYRFGLELRIPILQRRSRGEVLEAQGKADRFVMVQKFREQQVVVDVDNALSAIERAKERMEAAVQSLRLAKTLEEGERFRFGLGATSVLFVNLRERNSVDSEAQVIRAKADYQKAQALYQWAIGAWAKSNPSAVPVNYRSRD; this is encoded by the coding sequence ATGATGTTGTTACGGTTCGGCCTCGTGTGTGGGGCGCTTCTTCTATCTGCCGCATCAGTTCCGCTCAACGCCGCTGCAGCCGAGGGAGACGCGGCGAAGGGGCTCCCCGCAATTCCCTTGAGTGTGGATGAAATCCATGCCTGGATCGATCGCTCACACCCCTTGCTCAAAGGAGCCGGGACCGAGAAAGTGATGGCCCGCGGCCGAATGCTCAAAGCCCTTGGAGCGTTTGAGCCTGTCCTTATCAATGACACCGAAATCGAACGGTTTATCTCCAAGGATAAATTCGGCACGCAATCGGTGGGGTTCAACGACACGCTCATCGAAGCCCGGAATCCGATGGGATTCCGGTACAGCGCCGGTGTCCGCCAAGCCATTGGCGATGCCAAGATTCCTGACCTTTCTTTTGGAAACGGCAGCCAGCAAGTCATTCTAGGAGGGTTTTTCCCTCTCCTGAAAGGCTTGATGGTCAATCCAGAGAACGCGGAACTGCAGCGGTCTGAGCTGGCCGATCCTCGAGCGGATATCCGTATTGCACAAACCCGGCAGGACTTATTCCTAGCGGCAGCCACCCAATTTTGGGATTGGGTGGCAGCCGTCCGCTATGTCGAAGTTCAGCGTAGAGCCCTCAAAGTGGCAGAGGATCGGTTTAAGCAGGTGGAAGGGCGGGCGAAGGCCGGAGCCGTCGCGCCGTTAGACGTGGTCGAAGCCAACCAGGAAGTCCAGCGCCGCCGAGAAGTCTCCATTGCCGCACAGCGCCAGGTGGAGCAGGAGCAATTCAAACTGTCGATGTTCCTGTGGGAGAGCAACGTTCCATCCCTGCCCGCCCTCGACCGGGTCCCGGACTTTCCGGCACAGATGCTGTCTCCGACGCCTGATGCCGTCAAGGCCCATAAGATTCAAGCGAAAGCCGAACGGCCTGAAATTAGGGAAATCGGAATCGAAGCGAAAATGAACGATATCGACTTAGAACTCGCTAAGAATAACTTACTCCCGAGCCTGGATGCCGAAGCCGCCCCAGCTCGCAATCCGGAGAAATTCGTGCTCGGCCTCGGGTACCGCTTTGGCCTTGAACTCAGAATCCCCATTCTCCAACGTCGGAGCCGCGGCGAAGTACTTGAAGCGCAGGGCAAAGCAGACCGCTTCGTCATGGTCCAAAAATTCCGTGAACAGCAGGTGGTCGTCGATGTCGATAACGCCCTTTCGGCGATCGAGCGAGCCAAAGAGCGAATGGAGGCTGCCGTCCAATCCTTGCGCCTCGCCAAAACACTCGAAGAAGGCGAACGATTCCGCTTTGGGTTGGGCGCCACCAGCGTTCTCTTCGTGAATCTTCGCGAGCGCAATTCGGTGGACTCCGAAGCGCAGGTGATTCGCGCCAAGGCCGACTACCAGAAAGCCCAGGCTCTGTACCAATGGGCCATCGGCGCCTGGGCCAAAAGCAACCCGAGCGCAGTCCCGGTCAATTACCGGTCTCGTGACTAA